A single Sulfurimonas aquatica DNA region contains:
- a CDS encoding TOBE domain-containing protein — MNQLIARVSEILHCDTLHIVKFSYNSQTLTMMSLELNAKVKVGTKVKLALKPFNIALAKELSGDLSFSNQLNATIKQCENGVLLCSVMLDFFGSTLEAITTLSASKSMNLQVGDTLKVLIHASDLSISEILDD, encoded by the coding sequence ATGAACCAGCTTATAGCTAGAGTCTCAGAGATACTTCACTGTGATACTCTGCATATAGTAAAGTTTAGCTACAACTCACAAACGCTTACAATGATGAGTCTAGAGTTAAACGCCAAAGTAAAAGTGGGCACAAAGGTAAAACTAGCCCTTAAACCTTTTAATATCGCACTAGCTAAAGAGTTGAGTGGGGATTTGAGTTTTTCAAACCAGTTAAACGCCACTATAAAGCAGTGTGAAAATGGAGTACTCCTTTGTAGCGTTATGTTAGACTTTTTTGGTTCTACACTAGAAGCCATCACTACGCTTTCAGCTTCAAAGAGTATGAATCTTCAAGTGGGTGACACTTTAAAGGTGCTTATTCATGCTAGTGATCTCTCTATAAGTGAGATTTTAGATGATTGA
- the modB gene encoding molybdate ABC transporter permease subunit, translating to MIDTLLALEFEPFLLSFKLAALTTLILFTISLPLAWYLSQTTSKVKPILEALTALPIVLPPSVLGFYILVALSQNSPLGAFFEEVFGVRLVFNFTGLVIASCFYSLPFMVQPLQSGFESINKNILEASYIAKKSQLQTIFRVALPNIKPSIMTAFIITFAHTVGEFGVVLMVGGSIPGETKVASVAIYEMVEMMDYSSAHIYSALMVLMSFLVLLSVYIFNAKQKKNFL from the coding sequence ATGATTGATACGCTTTTAGCATTGGAGTTTGAGCCTTTTTTACTCTCTTTTAAATTAGCAGCACTTACAACACTCATACTTTTTACTATAAGTTTACCCCTAGCTTGGTACCTCTCGCAGACTACTTCAAAAGTTAAACCCATACTAGAGGCACTTACCGCACTGCCAATAGTCTTACCTCCATCAGTATTAGGTTTTTATATACTTGTAGCACTTTCGCAAAACTCTCCTCTTGGTGCTTTTTTTGAAGAAGTTTTTGGCGTTAGACTTGTTTTTAACTTTACAGGTCTAGTCATTGCGAGTTGTTTTTATAGTCTGCCTTTTATGGTCCAACCGCTTCAGAGTGGATTTGAGTCTATAAACAAGAATATCTTAGAGGCGAGTTATATCGCTAAAAAAAGCCAACTTCAAACTATTTTTAGAGTAGCCCTGCCAAATATTAAACCTTCGATAATGACTGCGTTTATAATTACATTTGCTCATACCGTTGGAGAGTTTGGCGTAGTTCTCATGGTAGGTGGAAGCATTCCAGGAGAGACAAAGGTTGCTTCAGTTGCCATCTATGAGATGGTCGAGATGATGGACTACAGTAGTGCCCATATATATAGTGCACTTATGGTGCTCATGAGCTTTTTAGTACTACTAAGTGTATATATATTTAATGCTAAACAAAAAAAGAACTTTTTATAA